From a region of the Haloferax volcanii DS2 genome:
- a CDS encoding DUF5781 family protein, with protein sequence MDLRVVGGAPADPFLSAADLFETEFELSYPVFVRVRDDPDSRTWAGHYQDHHVLNISRQAATSAMARELALHELSHMARNEEGHVSHYQSTREAVFLALAGRTVERRKLAHCYQIANHCKDIYADDLTLSVAPADKLVQFLESQLAAALADRPQASGRPGSRLVTAGSDPEITAVNAGFALALVERHDLVESDHRLYDLAHAAGDDAPSVSLETFKEHFRTLADDPSKSEYRRTLVDVVKRYVVNPRMAAD encoded by the coding sequence ATGGACCTCCGAGTCGTCGGGGGCGCACCGGCAGACCCGTTCTTGAGCGCCGCCGACCTGTTCGAAACCGAGTTCGAGCTTTCGTACCCCGTGTTCGTGCGCGTGCGGGACGACCCCGACTCCCGAACGTGGGCCGGCCACTATCAGGACCACCACGTCCTCAACATCTCCCGGCAGGCCGCCACCAGCGCGATGGCCCGCGAACTTGCGCTCCACGAGCTCTCACACATGGCCCGAAACGAAGAGGGCCACGTCTCGCACTACCAGTCCACGCGCGAGGCGGTCTTTCTCGCGCTCGCGGGGCGCACCGTCGAGCGCCGAAAGCTCGCGCACTGCTATCAAATCGCTAACCACTGCAAGGACATCTACGCCGACGACCTGACGCTGTCTGTCGCGCCCGCTGACAAACTCGTCCAGTTCCTCGAATCGCAACTGGCGGCGGCGCTCGCCGACCGACCGCAGGCGTCCGGCCGCCCCGGCTCCCGACTCGTCACCGCGGGTTCGGACCCCGAAATCACGGCCGTGAACGCCGGGTTCGCCCTCGCGCTCGTGGAGCGACACGACCTCGTCGAGTCCGACCACCGGCTGTACGACCTCGCCCACGCCGCGGGCGACGACGCGCCGTCGGTGTCTCTCGAGACGTTCAAAGAGCACTTCCGAACGCTCGCCGACGACCCCTCGAAAAGCGAGTACCGCCGGACGCTCGTCGACGTGGTGAAACGCTACGTCGTCAACCCGAGGATGGCCGCCGACTGA
- a CDS encoding 30S ribosomal protein S12: MANGKYAARKLKQDRQKRRWSDSEYARRERGLGKKSDPLEGAPQGRGIVLEKVGIEAKQPNSAIRKCVRVQLIKNGKQVTAFCPGDGAISFIDEHDEVTIAGIGGAKGRAMGDLSGVNYKVEKVNGVSMIELVRGNAEKPVR; this comes from the coding sequence ATGGCGAACGGCAAATACGCCGCGCGCAAGCTCAAGCAGGACCGGCAGAAGCGCCGCTGGTCCGACTCTGAGTACGCGCGCCGTGAGCGCGGTCTCGGCAAGAAGTCCGACCCGCTTGAGGGTGCCCCGCAGGGTCGCGGCATCGTCCTCGAGAAGGTCGGTATCGAAGCAAAGCAGCCGAACTCGGCGATTCGGAAATGCGTCCGTGTTCAGCTCATCAAGAACGGAAAGCAGGTCACCGCCTTCTGTCCCGGTGACGGCGCGATTTCGTTCATCGACGAGCACGACGAAGTCACCATCGCCGGTATCGGTGGCGCGAAGGGTCGCGCGATGGGTGACCTTTCGGGTGTCAACTACAAGGTCGAGAAGGTCAACGGCGTCTCGATGATCGAACTCGTCCGCGGGAACGCCGAAAAGCCGGTGCGCTAA
- a CDS encoding 30S ribosomal protein S7, translating to MSESDAPEPESPASSEEAKENALLFGVWDVSEMEYTDPSMSRYIKATPIAHTMGRHASKQFQKSEISIVERLINRLMQTEDNTGHKQKTSKIVKDAFEIVNERTEENPVQVLIRAVENAGPREETVRLKYGGISVPQAVDVAPQRRVDEALKFIAQGTLSGSYKTTTTAAEALAQQLIGAADYDVQTYAISQKEEKERVAEAAR from the coding sequence ATGTCGGAAAGCGACGCACCCGAACCCGAGTCCCCGGCGAGCAGCGAGGAAGCAAAGGAGAACGCGCTTCTGTTCGGCGTCTGGGACGTCTCCGAGATGGAGTACACCGACCCCAGCATGAGCCGGTACATCAAGGCGACGCCCATCGCCCACACGATGGGCCGCCACGCCTCGAAGCAGTTCCAGAAGTCCGAAATCAGCATCGTCGAGCGGCTCATCAACCGCCTGATGCAGACCGAGGACAACACGGGACACAAGCAGAAGACGAGCAAAATCGTCAAGGACGCGTTCGAAATCGTCAACGAGCGCACCGAGGAGAACCCCGTGCAGGTGCTCATCCGCGCGGTCGAGAACGCCGGTCCCCGCGAGGAGACCGTCCGCCTCAAGTACGGCGGCATCTCGGTCCCGCAGGCCGTCGACGTCGCCCCGCAGCGCCGCGTCGACGAGGCGCTGAAGTTTATCGCGCAGGGCACGCTCAGCGGCTCCTACAAGACGACGACCACCGCCGCCGAGGCGCTCGCACAGCAGCTCATCGGCGCGGCCGACTACGACGTCCAGACGTACGCTATCTCCCAGAAAGAGGAGAAAGAGCGCGTCGCCGAAGCCGCCCGGTAA
- a CDS encoding homoserine dehydrogenase yields MSLRLAVLGAGAVGGSVLDLAGDYGHEVVAFADSSSSVVDPDGLDPSAVHDRKEREGVVGGADPEAVFDVDYDVLVEATPTTLGDAEPGFSHVERALADDRHVVLANKGPVAERYADLRALEAESGGTVQFEAAVGGAIPILSTISDLGAPHVTAARGVLNGTANFILSRMAAEGLDYEHVLAEAQDLGVAEADPTFDVDGIDAALKFVILANVLSDGETEYALDDAAVEGIRNVPGTALDLAAEDGRTVRLIGEATADGVRVAPRLIPQGSALSVTGTQNIVQLETKHAGQLNISGRGAGGPETATAVLSDVSRLE; encoded by the coding sequence ATGAGCCTCAGACTCGCCGTGCTCGGCGCGGGCGCGGTCGGCGGCTCGGTGCTCGACCTCGCGGGCGACTACGGGCACGAGGTCGTCGCCTTCGCGGACTCGTCGTCCTCCGTGGTCGACCCGGACGGTCTCGACCCGAGCGCGGTCCACGACCGCAAGGAACGCGAGGGCGTGGTCGGCGGGGCGGACCCCGAAGCGGTGTTCGACGTCGACTACGACGTGTTAGTGGAGGCGACGCCGACGACGCTCGGCGACGCCGAACCCGGCTTCTCGCACGTCGAGCGGGCGCTGGCCGACGACCGCCACGTGGTGCTCGCGAACAAAGGCCCGGTCGCGGAACGGTACGCCGACCTGCGCGCGCTCGAAGCCGAAAGCGGAGGGACGGTGCAGTTCGAGGCGGCCGTCGGCGGCGCGATTCCCATCCTCTCGACTATCTCGGACCTCGGCGCGCCGCACGTGACCGCCGCGCGCGGCGTGCTGAACGGGACGGCGAACTTTATCCTCTCGCGGATGGCCGCCGAGGGACTCGATTACGAGCACGTCCTCGCGGAAGCCCAGGACCTCGGCGTCGCGGAGGCCGACCCGACCTTCGACGTCGACGGCATCGACGCCGCGCTGAAGTTCGTCATCCTCGCGAACGTCCTCTCCGACGGCGAGACGGAGTACGCGCTCGACGACGCCGCGGTTGAGGGAATCCGCAACGTCCCGGGGACGGCGCTCGACCTCGCCGCCGAGGACGGCCGGACGGTCAGACTCATCGGTGAGGCGACCGCCGACGGGGTTCGCGTGGCTCCGCGGCTGATTCCGCAGGGCTCTGCGCTGTCGGTCACGGGCACGCAGAACATCGTCCAGTTGGAGACCAAACACGCGGGGCAGCTGAACATCAGCGGCCGCGGAGCGGGCGGTCCCGAGACGGCGACGGCCGTCTTGTCCGACGTTTCTCGGCTCGAATAG
- a CDS encoding elongation factor EF-2 — MGRRKKIVQECEKLMDKPEQIRNIAIAAHVDHGKTTLSDNLLAGAGMISDETAGQQLAMDTKEDEQERGITIDAANVSMTHEWEGENHLINLIDTPGHVDFGGDVTRAMRAVDGALVVVDAVEGAMPQTETVLRQALREGVKPALFINKVDRLINELQEGPEEMQKRLVDVISDVNELIRGMTEEKDYDWTVSVEDGTVAFGSALYKWGVSMPSMEETGISFGDIMELERGGDRQELHERTPLSDVVLDMVAEHFPNPLDAQPRRIPTVWRGDSESDLARQMREVDDDGEVVFMATDISMDPHAGEIATGRLFSGTIRKGQELYVSGTAGKNRVQSVGVFMGGEREELDRGVPAGNIAAVTGLRDAIAGSTVSSVEMTPFESIEHISEPVITKSVEAERMDDLPKLIQTLQQVAKEDPTIRIEINEDTGEHLISGQGELHLEVITQRIRDNQGIPVRTGEPIVVYREQVQGESHEVEGVSPNRHNKFYITAEPLSQDIVDSIKLGEISMDMPELERREALQEAGMDKDTSQNVEHIHGTNILIDDTKGIQHLNETMELVIEGLEEALDDGPLAAEPVQGTLLRLHDARLHEDTIHRGPAQVIPATRDAVHRALIAGQVKLLEPIQNVRIDVPSEYMGSASGEIQGRRGRVDDMYQEGDLMVIEGIAPVEEMIGFSSDVRSATEGRASWNTENAGFRVLSDNLQREKIMEIRERKGMKLELSQAIDYI; from the coding sequence ATGGGCCGACGAAAGAAGATCGTCCAGGAATGTGAGAAACTGATGGACAAGCCGGAGCAGATCCGGAACATCGCCATCGCCGCTCACGTCGACCACGGTAAGACGACCCTCTCCGACAACCTCCTCGCAGGTGCGGGCATGATCTCCGACGAGACTGCCGGCCAGCAGCTCGCGATGGACACGAAGGAAGACGAACAGGAACGCGGCATCACCATCGACGCCGCAAACGTCTCGATGACCCACGAATGGGAAGGCGAGAACCACCTCATCAACCTCATCGACACGCCGGGCCACGTCGACTTCGGTGGCGACGTGACCCGCGCGATGCGCGCCGTCGACGGCGCGCTCGTCGTCGTCGACGCCGTCGAGGGTGCCATGCCGCAGACCGAGACGGTCCTGCGTCAGGCGCTCCGCGAGGGCGTCAAGCCGGCGCTTTTCATCAACAAGGTCGACCGCCTCATCAACGAACTGCAGGAAGGTCCCGAGGAGATGCAGAAGCGCCTCGTCGACGTCATCTCCGACGTCAACGAGCTTATCCGCGGGATGACCGAGGAGAAGGACTACGACTGGACGGTCTCCGTCGAAGACGGCACCGTCGCCTTCGGGTCCGCCCTCTACAAGTGGGGCGTCTCCATGCCGTCGATGGAGGAGACCGGCATCTCCTTCGGCGACATCATGGAACTCGAACGCGGCGGCGACCGCCAGGAACTCCACGAGCGCACGCCGCTTTCGGACGTCGTCCTCGACATGGTCGCGGAGCACTTCCCCAACCCGCTCGACGCCCAGCCCCGTCGTATCCCGACGGTCTGGCGCGGTGACTCCGAGTCCGACCTCGCGCGCCAGATGCGCGAAGTCGACGACGACGGCGAAGTCGTCTTCATGGCGACCGACATCTCGATGGACCCCCACGCGGGCGAAATCGCCACGGGTCGCCTGTTCTCCGGGACCATCCGCAAGGGCCAGGAGCTCTACGTCTCCGGGACCGCGGGCAAGAACCGCGTCCAGTCCGTCGGTGTGTTCATGGGCGGCGAGCGCGAGGAACTCGACCGCGGCGTTCCCGCGGGGAACATCGCGGCCGTCACGGGGCTCCGTGACGCCATCGCGGGTTCCACCGTCTCGTCCGTCGAGATGACGCCGTTCGAGTCCATCGAGCACATCTCCGAGCCTGTCATCACGAAGTCCGTCGAGGCAGAGCGCATGGACGACCTGCCGAAGCTCATCCAGACGCTCCAGCAGGTCGCAAAGGAGGACCCGACCATCCGCATCGAGATTAACGAGGACACGGGCGAGCACCTCATCTCCGGTCAGGGCGAGCTCCACCTCGAAGTCATCACCCAGCGAATCCGCGACAACCAGGGCATCCCGGTCCGCACCGGTGAGCCGATTGTCGTCTACCGCGAGCAGGTCCAGGGCGAGTCCCACGAGGTCGAAGGTGTCTCCCCGAACCGCCACAACAAGTTCTACATCACGGCGGAGCCCCTCTCGCAGGACATCGTCGACTCCATCAAGCTCGGCGAGATTTCGATGGACATGCCCGAACTGGAGCGCCGCGAGGCGCTGCAGGAAGCCGGCATGGACAAGGACACGTCCCAGAACGTCGAACACATCCACGGGACGAACATCCTCATCGACGACACGAAGGGTATCCAGCACCTCAACGAGACGATGGAACTCGTCATCGAGGGTCTCGAAGAGGCGCTCGACGACGGTCCGCTCGCCGCGGAGCCCGTTCAGGGAACGCTCCTACGCCTCCACGACGCGCGACTCCACGAGGACACCATCCACCGCGGTCCCGCCCAGGTTATCCCTGCGACGCGTGACGCGGTCCACCGCGCGCTCATCGCGGGCCAGGTGAAGCTCCTCGAACCCATCCAGAACGTCCGCATCGACGTTCCGTCCGAGTACATGGGCTCGGCCTCCGGCGAGATTCAGGGTCGCCGCGGCCGCGTCGACGACATGTACCAGGAAGGTGACCTCATGGTCATCGAGGGCATCGCGCCCGTCGAAGAGATGATCGGCTTCTCGTCTGACGTGCGCTCCGCGACGGAAGGTCGCGCCTCCTGGAACACGGAGAACGCCGGCTTCCGCGTGCTCTCGGACAACCTCCAGCGCGAGAAGATTATGGAGATCCGCGAGCGCAAGGGCATGAAGCTCGAACTCTCGCAGGCTATCGACTACATCTAA
- a CDS encoding DNA-directed RNA polymerase subunit A', with translation MQTPKEIGSIQFGLMDPETYRDMSATKVITADTYDDDGYPIDMGLMDPRLGVIDPGLQCRTCGQHSGSCNGHFGHIELAAPVIHVGFTKLIRRLLRSTCRECGRLSLTDEEADEYRDKLGRTKELGDDWSDVMKSAVRQARKANRCPHCGSPQHDIKHEKPTTYYEVQNVLAGDYSERIAEAMQPDPDDEDDEGVDPVTLANETGLDAERVNQVLAGEFRPVGDDRKALEKALDLDLTEEDMNKLMPSDIRDWFEDVPDEDLVTLGIDPDRSRPEWMILTVLPVPPVTARPSITLDNGQRSEDDLTHKLVDIIRINQRFMENREAGAPQLIIEDLWELLQYHVTTFIDNEISGTPPARHRSGRPLKTLSQRLKGKEGRFRGSLSGKRVNFSARTVISPDPTLSLNEVGVPDRVASEMTQTMNVTERNVDEARQYVRNGPESHPGANYVRRPDGRRLKVTEKNCEELAEKVELGWEVNRHLVDGDIVIFNRQPSLHRMSIMAHEVVVMPYKTFRLNTVVCPPYNADFDGDEMNMHALQNEEARAEARVLMRVQEQILSPRFGENIIGAIQDHISGTYLLTHDNPEFVETQALDLLRATRVDTLPEPAGENEGGQPYWTGQQIFSELLPDDLNMEFTSKVGDTVSIEDGQLVQGTIDEDAVGAFGGEIVDALAKDYSKTRSRIFINEIASLAMRAIMHFGLSIGIDDESIPDEATAQVDEAIDAAYDKIQELIEIYEAGELESLPGRSVDETLEMKIMQRLGKARDSAGEIAEDHFEEDNPAVVMSKSGARASMLNLTQMAGCVGQQAVRGERINRGYEGRTLSHYQKGDLSAEAHGFVENSYRAGLTPREFFFHAMGGREGLVDTAVRTSKSGYLQRRLINALSELEAQYDGSVRDTSGTIVQFEFGEDGTSPVKVSSDDETPIDVENIADRILTSEFSSDEEKERFLGERAPPTNLSEHAEPRVDARAGVESDD, from the coding sequence ATGCAGACACCCAAAGAAATCGGCAGCATCCAGTTCGGGTTGATGGACCCGGAGACGTACCGAGACATGTCCGCGACGAAGGTCATCACCGCGGACACCTACGACGACGACGGCTACCCAATCGACATGGGTCTCATGGACCCGCGGCTGGGCGTCATCGACCCCGGGCTGCAATGCCGCACCTGCGGCCAGCACTCCGGGTCGTGTAACGGGCACTTCGGCCACATCGAACTGGCCGCGCCCGTCATCCACGTCGGCTTCACGAAGCTCATCCGTCGCCTGCTCCGCTCGACGTGTCGGGAGTGCGGTCGCCTCTCGCTGACGGACGAGGAAGCAGACGAGTACCGCGACAAGCTCGGTCGCACGAAGGAACTCGGCGACGACTGGAGCGACGTGATGAAGTCGGCGGTCCGGCAGGCCCGCAAGGCCAACCGCTGTCCCCACTGCGGCTCGCCGCAGCACGACATCAAACACGAGAAGCCGACGACCTACTACGAGGTCCAGAACGTGCTCGCCGGGGACTACTCCGAGCGCATCGCCGAAGCGATGCAGCCCGACCCCGACGACGAGGACGACGAGGGCGTCGACCCCGTCACCCTCGCCAACGAGACCGGTCTCGACGCCGAGCGCGTCAATCAGGTGCTCGCCGGCGAGTTCCGCCCGGTCGGCGACGACCGCAAGGCGCTCGAGAAGGCGCTCGACCTCGACCTCACCGAGGAGGACATGAACAAGCTGATGCCCTCGGACATCCGCGACTGGTTCGAGGACGTCCCGGACGAGGACCTCGTCACGCTCGGCATCGACCCCGACCGGTCGCGCCCCGAGTGGATGATTCTGACCGTCCTCCCCGTCCCGCCGGTCACGGCGCGTCCCTCCATCACGCTGGACAACGGCCAGCGCTCGGAGGACGACCTGACCCACAAGCTCGTGGACATCATCCGTATCAACCAGCGGTTCATGGAGAACCGCGAGGCGGGTGCGCCGCAGCTGATTATCGAGGACCTGTGGGAACTGCTCCAGTACCACGTCACCACGTTCATCGACAACGAGATTTCGGGCACGCCGCCGGCGCGTCACCGCTCCGGCCGCCCGCTGAAGACGCTCAGCCAGCGCCTGAAGGGCAAGGAGGGTCGCTTCCGCGGCTCCCTGTCCGGGAAGCGCGTCAACTTCTCGGCGCGTACCGTCATCTCGCCGGACCCGACGCTCTCGCTCAACGAGGTCGGCGTCCCGGACCGCGTCGCGTCCGAGATGACCCAGACGATGAACGTCACCGAGCGCAACGTCGACGAGGCTCGGCAGTACGTCCGTAACGGCCCCGAGAGCCACCCCGGCGCGAACTACGTCCGCCGACCGGACGGCCGCCGCCTGAAGGTGACAGAGAAGAACTGCGAGGAACTCGCGGAGAAGGTCGAACTCGGCTGGGAGGTCAACCGCCACCTCGTCGACGGCGACATCGTCATCTTCAACCGACAGCCGTCGCTGCACCGGATGTCCATCATGGCGCACGAAGTCGTCGTGATGCCGTACAAGACGTTCCGCCTGAACACGGTCGTCTGTCCGCCGTACAACGCCGACTTCGACGGCGACGAGATGAACATGCACGCCCTCCAGAACGAGGAGGCCCGTGCCGAGGCGCGCGTTCTCATGCGCGTCCAAGAGCAGATTCTCTCGCCGCGCTTCGGTGAGAACATCATCGGCGCGATTCAGGACCACATCTCGGGAACCTACCTGCTGACGCACGACAACCCCGAGTTCGTCGAGACGCAGGCGCTCGACCTGCTTCGCGCGACGCGCGTGGACACGCTCCCAGAGCCCGCGGGCGAAAACGAGGGCGGTCAGCCCTACTGGACCGGCCAGCAGATCTTCTCCGAACTCCTGCCGGACGACCTGAACATGGAGTTCACCTCGAAGGTCGGCGACACGGTCTCCATCGAGGACGGCCAGCTCGTGCAGGGCACCATCGACGAGGACGCCGTCGGCGCGTTCGGCGGCGAAATCGTCGACGCCCTCGCCAAGGACTACTCGAAGACGCGCTCGCGCATCTTCATCAACGAGATTGCCTCGCTGGCGATGCGCGCCATCATGCACTTCGGGCTGTCTATCGGTATCGACGACGAGTCCATCCCGGACGAGGCGACGGCGCAGGTCGACGAGGCCATCGACGCCGCCTACGACAAGATTCAGGAGCTCATCGAAATCTACGAGGCGGGCGAGCTCGAATCGCTGCCGGGTCGCTCCGTCGACGAGACGCTGGAGATGAAGATCATGCAGCGCCTCGGCAAGGCGCGCGACTCCGCCGGCGAAATCGCGGAGGACCACTTCGAGGAGGACAACCCCGCGGTCGTGATGTCGAAGTCCGGCGCGCGTGCGTCCATGCTCAACCTGACCCAGATGGCCGGCTGTGTCGGCCAGCAGGCGGTTCGGGGCGAGCGCATCAACCGCGGCTACGAGGGCCGAACCCTGAGCCACTACCAGAAGGGCGACCTCTCGGCCGAGGCCCACGGCTTCGTCGAGAACTCCTACCGCGCCGGCCTCACCCCGCGTGAGTTCTTCTTCCACGCGATGGGTGGTCGCGAAGGGCTGGTCGACACGGCAGTCCGGACCTCGAAGTCCGGGTACTTGCAGCGTCGGCTCATCAACGCGCTGTCCGAGCTCGAAGCGCAGTACGACGGCTCCGTCCGCGACACGTCGGGGACCATCGTCCAGTTCGAGTTCGGTGAGGACGGCACGAGCCCCGTGAAGGTCTCGTCCGACGACGAGACGCCTATCGACGTCGAGAACATCGCCGACCGCATCCTCACCTCGGAGTTCAGCTCCGACGAGGAGAAGGAACGCTTCCTCGGCGAGCGCGCACCGCCGACCAACCTCTCCGAGCACGCCGAACCGCGTGTCGACGCCCGTGCGGGGGTCGAATCCGATGACTGA
- a CDS encoding NusA-like transcription termination signal-binding factor, with protein MKVTLSDTARRFIALFEEETEATAHDCLVFDDRVVFLVAAGDMATAIGPGGRTVQSVERQLGRTVELVEDADTPEAFVASALAPAAVRHVTLSRQNDTVAYVEVAEADRGVAIGASGKTIDTARELARRHYDIDDIQLT; from the coding sequence ATGAAAGTTACGCTGTCGGATACGGCCCGGCGCTTCATCGCCCTCTTCGAGGAGGAGACAGAGGCGACCGCCCACGACTGTCTCGTCTTCGACGACCGGGTCGTCTTCCTCGTCGCCGCGGGCGACATGGCGACGGCCATCGGTCCGGGCGGACGGACCGTCCAGTCGGTCGAACGCCAACTCGGCCGGACGGTCGAACTGGTCGAGGACGCCGACACGCCCGAGGCGTTCGTCGCGAGCGCGCTCGCGCCGGCGGCCGTCCGACACGTAACGCTCTCGCGGCAGAACGACACCGTCGCGTACGTCGAGGTCGCCGAAGCCGACCGCGGCGTCGCCATCGGCGCGAGCGGGAAGACCATCGACACCGCCCGCGAGTTGGCGCGTCGCCACTACGACATCGACGACATCCAGTTGACGTAA
- a CDS encoding mechanosensitive ion channel family protein: protein MSSIRPSVGVAAGQLDPTQFADYEELASATAGFAVAAVVVYLVGRLLLVPGVTRLVSARNRNNPTLQSATETYAHAVVIGALISGLFLVADPDFNVGDWISWPGGEGVVEAVDFRVTRVRTVNNETISVPNTELTTNALTRPYGRERYRLTERVDIAYADDAELALRELVETAREDDRVLDDPEPTARIVEFAGSSVGLQTEFWVGSPMDANLVDVRSQYRRRVKRRFDEEGLTLGPASGREVSGRLDVDLVGGRDGE from the coding sequence ATGTCGTCGATACGACCGTCGGTCGGGGTCGCCGCCGGGCAACTCGACCCGACGCAGTTTGCGGACTACGAGGAGCTCGCGAGCGCGACCGCGGGGTTCGCCGTCGCGGCGGTCGTGGTCTATCTCGTCGGCCGGCTGCTGTTGGTCCCCGGCGTGACGCGACTCGTCAGCGCCCGGAACCGGAACAACCCGACGTTGCAGTCGGCGACGGAGACCTACGCGCACGCCGTCGTCATCGGCGCGCTCATCAGCGGGCTCTTTCTCGTTGCCGACCCGGACTTCAACGTCGGCGACTGGATATCGTGGCCCGGCGGCGAGGGCGTCGTCGAGGCGGTCGACTTCCGGGTCACGCGCGTGCGGACGGTGAACAACGAGACCATCTCCGTGCCGAACACGGAGCTGACGACGAACGCCCTCACCCGCCCGTACGGCCGAGAGCGCTACCGACTCACCGAACGCGTCGATATCGCGTACGCCGACGACGCGGAACTGGCGCTCCGCGAACTCGTCGAGACGGCGCGGGAGGACGACCGCGTGCTGGACGACCCGGAGCCGACCGCGCGCATCGTCGAGTTCGCCGGGAGTTCGGTCGGGCTCCAGACGGAGTTCTGGGTCGGCTCGCCGATGGACGCAAATCTCGTCGATGTTCGCTCGCAGTACCGACGGCGCGTCAAGCGACGGTTCGACGAGGAGGGGCTGACGCTCGGGCCGGCGTCGGGCCGCGAAGTCAGCGGCCGCCTCGACGTGGACCTCGTCGGGGGGCGCGACGGCGAGTGA
- the rpoA2 gene encoding DNA-directed RNA polymerase subunit A'': protein MTDTDATADYEFVDDAIVDVVESKELSRRLKDRIYQTIEEREGVTLDQAGEIAQAVEARYLDTRVDPLDPVGTVSAQSIGEPGTQMTMNTFHYAGVAEIDVTQGLPRLIELVDARKTPDTPMMTVYLEDEYANNRELAHQVVWNIESTKILALGDISTNVADMVVQVNLNDETLLERWPTYDDEGVVASEIAETIEDALGIKTRREGTLIEFGPESPSYRRLLQLVEELRDIVFKGIEEVSRVVIRKENNEDTDEEEFVLYTEGSAFGDALAIEGVDASRTTSNNIHEVHKQLGIEAAREAIIDETMNTLREQGLDDVNIRHLMLVADIMTNDGTIESIGRHGISGSKDSVLARAAFEVTVNHLLDAAIHGEEDDLDGVIENVIVGKPIAIGTGDVDLRMGSLDVEDADANAAPEPSDD, encoded by the coding sequence ATGACTGATACCGACGCAACCGCCGACTACGAGTTCGTCGACGACGCCATCGTCGACGTCGTCGAGTCCAAAGAGCTGTCTCGACGCCTGAAGGACCGCATCTACCAGACCATCGAAGAGCGCGAGGGCGTCACCCTCGACCAGGCCGGCGAAATCGCGCAGGCCGTCGAGGCGCGCTACCTCGACACCCGCGTCGACCCGCTCGACCCCGTCGGGACGGTGTCGGCGCAGTCCATCGGTGAGCCGGGGACGCAGATGACGATGAACACGTTCCACTACGCGGGCGTCGCCGAAATCGACGTCACGCAGGGGCTGCCGCGGCTCATCGAGCTGGTGGACGCGCGGAAGACCCCCGACACGCCGATGATGACGGTGTACCTCGAAGACGAGTACGCGAACAACCGCGAACTCGCCCACCAGGTCGTCTGGAACATCGAGTCCACGAAGATTCTGGCGCTCGGCGATATCTCGACGAACGTCGCCGACATGGTCGTGCAGGTCAACCTCAACGACGAGACGCTCCTCGAACGCTGGCCGACGTACGACGACGAGGGCGTCGTCGCGAGCGAGATCGCCGAAACCATCGAGGACGCGCTCGGCATCAAGACCCGCCGCGAGGGGACGCTTATCGAGTTCGGCCCCGAGAGCCCGAGCTACCGCCGGCTCCTCCAACTCGTCGAGGAGCTGCGCGACATCGTGTTCAAGGGCATCGAGGAGGTCTCCCGCGTCGTCATCCGGAAGGAGAACAACGAGGACACCGACGAAGAGGAGTTCGTCCTCTACACCGAGGGCTCGGCGTTCGGCGACGCGCTCGCCATCGAGGGCGTCGACGCCTCCCGGACCACCTCGAACAACATCCACGAGGTGCACAAGCAGCTCGGCATCGAGGCCGCCCGCGAGGCCATCATCGACGAGACGATGAACACGCTGCGCGAGCAGGGTCTCGACGACGTGAACATCCGCCACCTGATGCTCGTCGCGGACATCATGACGAACGACGGGACCATCGAGTCCATCGGCCGTCACGGTATCTCCGGGTCGAAGGACTCCGTCCTCGCCCGCGCCGCGTTCGAGGTCACGGTCAACCACCTGCTCGACGCCGCCATCCACGGCGAGGAAGACGACCTCGACGGCGTCATCGAGAACGTCATCGTCGGCAAGCCGATCGCTATCGGCACCGGCGACGTGGACCTCCGCATGGGTTCGCTCGACGTCGAGGACGCGGACGCCAACGCGGCACCCGAACCGTCCGACGACTGA